CAGCTGCTCTGCGGGCTGCGGAAATTGAGGCAGACGCTATTCTCATGGCTAAAAATGGTGTAGATGGAGTCTACAATGCCGATCCAAACAAGGATAAAACAGCTGTGAAGTTTGATGAATTGACCCACCGTGACGTTATTAACAAAGGCTTGCGTATCATGGATTCGACTGCTTCTACCCTTTCTATGGACAATGACATTGACCTAGTCGTCTTTAACATGAATGAACCTGGCAATATCAAACGAGTGGTCTTTGGCGAGCAAATCGGGACAACTGTCTCAAATAATTTATAAAAATCAGGGAGAAAAGAAAATGGCAAATGCAATTGTAGAAAAAGCAAAAGAAAGAATGACCCACTCGCACCAAAGCTTGGCGCGTGAATTTGGTAGCATCCGTGCAGGCCGCGCTAATGCTAGCCTTTTGGATCGTATCCATGTGGAATACTATGGAGTAGAGACACCGCTTAACCAACTCTCTTCTATCACAATTCCAGAAGCGCGTGTTCTTTTGGTGACACCTTTTGACAAGTCTTCTATCAAGGATATCGAGCGTGCGATCAATGCCTCTGACTTAGGTATCACACCATCTAGCGACGGATCTGTCATTCGTTTGGTTATTCCAGCTCTGACGGAGGAAACTCGTCGTGAATTGGCTAAAGAAGTGAAAAAAGTCGGTGAAAATGCTAAGAT
Above is a window of Streptococcus cristatus ATCC 51100 DNA encoding:
- the frr gene encoding ribosome recycling factor — protein: MANAIVEKAKERMTHSHQSLAREFGSIRAGRANASLLDRIHVEYYGVETPLNQLSSITIPEARVLLVTPFDKSSIKDIERAINASDLGITPSSDGSVIRLVIPALTEETRRELAKEVKKVGENAKIAIRNIRRDAMDEAKKQEKAKEITEDELKVLEKDIQKVTDDAVKHIDDMTATKEKELLEV